The following proteins come from a genomic window of Schistocerca gregaria isolate iqSchGreg1 chromosome X, iqSchGreg1.2, whole genome shotgun sequence:
- the LOC126297588 gene encoding presequence protease, mitochondrial — protein MWKLSRYLKFHQKHFDTRIQLRSDSTASSFQEGREIEGFVVTQSGSVSDHIKAICLTHLETGAQYVHLQKNDQNNAFGVGFRTITADSTGLPHILEHTTLCGSKNFPCRDPFFKMINRSMATFMNAMTGPDFTLYPFSTQNFQDYKNLMAVYLDAVFNPLLNKNDFLQEGWRLEHENVEDRNSPIIIKGVVYNEMKGLFSDNQSLFSQHLLNSILPSHTYGHVWGGNPIDIPKLTHSDLIIYHKKHYNPSNAFFYSYGNFPLEYNLNYLSKNYLSGAKYSERYEVPSEKRWSSPLHKHVGCRLDPLTPDKDKQSTIAFSNLCSDVTNIQDTFEMSVLSTLLLKGPNSPFFKSLIESGLSAGFAPVTGYESQTKDTIFTVGLQHVRQADFDQTSEVYNSTIDKVINEGFDSNNIEAVLHEVELYNKLEGENYGIRLLMNIAPMWNHGANIVESLQHDKHLLVLRNKLKENPKYFQDKVLHEIKNEKHRLVLTMSPEEDYEAKKISEEEKVLKDKLVALSPLETSEIFKQGLELHKSQCAVQDVSSLPTLTVADLAQFVEKVPVTKPFSSEVPFYVYVQPVDEVTHFRAVFSTKELDSELKSLVPLFCTVAPQMGTKNYSFREFEQLVRLKTGGFTFSKHISEDVFKTHTYEEGAVFYSHCLDKNVPDMYLLMSEFLSLMDLGDIQRFETLTRQLSVDLLNSIFDSGHHYAISSSASLVSPIARHVESWTGLTYIKKLQEIVQQRKFQEVLSLLSNLPSELIHKCISRAAVNLCEKNATDSVEEATNFLKRFSAVGNPITKTEEEDFKQVSDAAVHHVHSIPVNFVSKSIMTVCYGDLHFAPLRVLARLLSNLYLHPIVRERGGAYGSGAYISQSGVFSFFSYRDPNSTATLDTFDSACDWVSANKFSDTDIEEAKLGILQKLDAPVLPEDKGMREFLYGIDDSIFNGHRQQVMNVAREQIHQVSEMFLRSNKCGKAIVGPKNNELGNRLSENWNTIN, from the coding sequence ATGTGGAAATTATCTCGTTATTTGAAGTTTCATCAGAAACATTTTGATACGAGGATCCAATTGAGATCAGATTCCACAGCCTCCTCATTTCAGGAAGGGAGAGAAATTGAAGGTTTTGTTGTGACACAATCTGGAAGTGTTTCAGATCATATTAAAGCCATATGTTTAACACATTTGGAAACTGGGGCACAGTATGTTCATTTACAAAAGAATGATCAAAACAATGCTTTTGGGGTTGGTTTCCGAACAATTACTGCAGATTCCACAGGATTACCTCATATTCTGGAACAtaccacattgtgtgggagcaaaaATTTTCCATGCCGTGACCCCTTTTTTAAAATGATTAACAGGTCAATGGCAACATTTATGAATGCCATGACTGGTCCTGATTTTACTTTGTACCCATTTTCTACTCAAAATTTCCAGGACTACAAAAATCTGATGGCAGTTTATCTTGATGCAGTTTTTAACCCTCTcttaaataaaaatgattttctgCAAGAAGGCTGGAGATTAGAGCATGAAAATGTGGAAGACAGAAATTCTCCAATAATCATAAAAGGAGttgtttacaatgaaatgaagGGTTTGTTCTCAGATAACCAATCCTTATTCTCTCAGCATTTGTTAAACAGTATTCTTCCAAGCCACACCTATGGCCATGTTTGGGGTGGTAATCCAATTGATATTCCAAAGTTAACGCACAGTGACCTGATAATATATCATAAGAAACATTACAATCCCAGTAATGCATTTTTTTACTCATATGGAAACTTTCCATTGGAATATAACTTAAATTACTTGAGCAAAAATTATTTGTCTGGAGCAAAATACTCGGAGCGGTATGAAGTTCCCTCTGAGAAAAGGTGGTCTTCACCACTACACAAGCATGTTGGTTGCAGACTAGACCCACTGACACCAGATAAAGATAAACAGTCAACAATTGCTTTTAGCAACCTTTGCTCTGATGTTACTAATATACAAGACACTTTTGAAATGTCAGTTCTTAGCACACTTTTGTTAAAAGGGCCTAATTCTCCTTTTTTTAAAAGCTTGATTGAATCTGGATTATCTGCTGGGTTTGCGCCAGTCACTGGTTATGAAAGTCAGACTAAAGATACTATCTTTACAGTTGGTCTTCAGCATGTGCGTCAAGCTGATTTTGATCAAACCAGCGAAGTGTATAATAGTACTATTGATAAAGTGATTAATGAAGGATTTGACAGCAATAATATAGAAGCAGTCTTACACGAAGTGGAACTATATAATAAATTGGAGGGAGAAAATTACGGCATACGCCTCTTAATGAACATTGCACCCATGTGGAATCATGGTGCCAATATTGTAGAGAGCCTGCAGCATGACAAACACCTCTTAGTTTTGAGAAACAAACTGAAAGAAAATCCAAAATATTTCCAAGATAAAGTTCTACATgagattaaaaatgaaaaacatagaCTAGTTTTAACAATGTCACCAGAGGAAGACTatgaagcaaagaaaatttctgaagaagagaaggtaTTGAAAGACAAGCTAGTTGCTCTATCACCATTAGAAACATCTGAAATCTTTAAACAAGGGTTGGAACTTCACAAGTCACAGTGCGCAGTTCAGGATGTTTCATCATTGCCTACATTGACTGTTGCAGATCTTGCTCAGTTTGTTGAAAAAGTTCCTGTTACAAAACCATTTTCATCAGAGGTTCCCTTTTATGTTTATGTTCAGCCAGTAGATGAAGTTACCCATTTCAGAGCTGTTTTCAGTACAAAGGAACTTGACTCGGAACTAAAAAGTCTTGTGCCATTATTCTGTACTGTTGCACCACAGATGGGAACAAAAAACTATTCATTCCGAGAATTTGAACAGTTGGTGCGTTTAAAAACTGGAGGATTTACCTTTAGCAAACATATTTCAGAAGATGTTTTCAAAACACATACTTATGAAGAAGGTGCTGTTTTTTACTCTCATTGCTTGGATAAAAATGTGCCTGATATGTATTTATTAATGTCAGAATTTCTATCTCTTATGGATTTAGGCGATATTCAAAGATTTGAAACTCTTACTAGACAGTTGTCTGTGGACTTGCTTAACAGCATTTTTGATTCAGGCCATCATTATGCTATTTCATCTTCTGCTTCACTCGTAAGCCCTATTGCACGTCATGTTGAAAGTTGGACAGGGCTTACCTACATCAAAAAGCTACAAGAAATTGTACAGCAACGTAAATTTCAGGAGGTCCTTTCCTTACTAAGTAACTTACCATCTGAATTAATACATAAATGCATCTCCAGGGCTGCTGTCAATCTTTGTGAGAAGAATGCAACTGATAGTGTGGAAGAAGCAACCAATTTTTTGAAAAGGTTTTCTGCAGTTGGTAACCCCATAACAAAAACAGAAGAGGAGGACTTCAAACAGGTCTCAGATGCAGCTGTGCATCATGTTCACAGCATCCCTGTAAATTTTGTATCTAAGTCAATAATGACTGTGTGTTATGGTGATCTCCATTTTGCTCCACTTAGAGTCCTTGCAAGATTGTTGTCAAATTTATACCTGCATCCAATAGTTCGTGAAAGGGGTGGTGCTTATGGATCAGGCGCATACATTTCTCAAAGTGGAGTCTTTAGTTTCTTTTCTTATCGGGATCCAAATTCAACAGCCACATTGGACACATTTGACAGTGCATGTGATTGGGTCAGTGCAAATAAATTTTCTGATACAGATATCGAAGAAGCCAAATTGGGGATCTTGCAAAAACTTGATGCGCCAGTTCTACCTGAAGACAAAGGAATGAGAGAATTTCTTTATGGCATAGATGACAGTATATTTAATGGCCATAGGCAGCAAGTCATGAATGTAGCCAGGGAACAAATACATCAGGTGTCAGAAATGTTTTTGAGATCAAACAAATGTGGTAAGGCGATTGTAGGCCCAAAAAATAATGAACTGGGAAATAGATTATCTGAAAATTGGAACACCATTAATTAA